A stretch of the Notamacropus eugenii isolate mMacEug1 chromosome 2, mMacEug1.pri_v2, whole genome shotgun sequence genome encodes the following:
- the ADAT2 gene encoding tRNA-specific adenosine deaminase 2 isoform X2 yields the protein MVYNNEVLAKGRNEVNQTKNATRHAEMVAIDQVLEWCHRYGKSPTEVFEHTVLYVTVEPCIMCAAALRLMKIPLVVYGCQNERFGGCGSVLDVASADLPNTGTPFKCIPGYQAEEAVEMLKTFYKQENPNAPKSKVRKKEGHKC from the exons ATGGTCTATAACAATGAAGTTCTGGCAAAGGGGAGGAATGAAGTTAATCAAACTAAAAAT gcTACGCGGCATGCAGAAATGGTAGCAATTGATCAGGTCCTGGAGTGGTGTCATCGTTATGGTAAAAGTCCCACAGAAGTATTTGAACATACTGTGTTATATGTCACCGTGGAGCCATGTATAATGTGTGCTGCTGCTCTTCGACTCATGA AAATCCCACTTGTTGTATATGGCTGCCAGAACGAACGATTTGGAGGTTGTGGCTCTGTTCTGGATGTTGCCTCAGCAGACTTACCAAATACTGGGACACCTTTCAAG TGCATTCCTGGATATCAAGCTGAGGAAGCAGTGGAAATGTTAAAGACTTTCTACaaacaagaaaatccaaatg CACCAAAATCAAAAGTCCGGAAAAAGGAAGGTCACAAATGTTGA